A window of Scomber scombrus chromosome 23, fScoSco1.1, whole genome shotgun sequence contains these coding sequences:
- the nit1 gene encoding deaminated glutathione amidase, which translates to MFTFRCILGTSTKYLTSLSARKYNIKLQIRMSSLPHYPLAAVCQVTATPDKEANFSACKELVEKAKQRGASMVFLPEGFDYIGSSREETLSLSESLTGDTMSRYTQLARKLEVWLSLGGFHERGHDWESDQRIYNSHVIINNKGDIVSVYRKSHLFDVELPEKGVSLKESAFTIPGPSLVSPVQTPIGKVGLGICYDLRFPELSMALQRHEAEILTYPSAFTVATGTAHWEVLLRARAIETQSFILAAAQVGRHHEKRSSYGHALAVDPWGEVLGDCGGENPGMVLVEINLEKVSSTRRNMPVQQHRRDSSFYHSLEKT; encoded by the exons ATGTTCACGTTCAGGTGCATTTTGGGAACATCTACAAAGTATTTGACCTCTCTCTCAGCTCGGAAATACAACATCAAGCTGCAGATCAG GATGTCCTCTTTACCTCACTACCCGCTGGCTGCAGTGTGTCAGGTGACGGCCACTCCGGACAAAGAGGCCAACTTCTCTGCTTGTAAAGAGTTAGTGGAGAAAGCAAAGCAGCGAGGGGCGAGCATGGTGTTCCTGCCTGAGGGATTCGACTACATCGGGTCCAGTCGAGAGGAGACTCTGTCGCTGTCTGAGAGCCTGACAGGAGACACGATGTCTCGATACACTCAGCTGGCCAG GAAGTTGGAGGTGTGGCTGTCTCTTGGAGGAtttcatgaaagaggacacgaCTGGGAGTCTGACCAACGAATCTACAACAGTCACGTTATAATTAACAATAAAG GTGACATCGTTTCAGTCTACAGGAAGTCCCATCTGTTTGACGTGGAGCTGCCAGAAAAAGGTGTATCCCTCAAAGAAAGTGCCTTCACCATCCCCGGACCGTCACTAGTGTCTCCGGTTCAAACTCCAATTGGAAAG GTCGGTCTGGGCATCTGCTATGATCTAAGATTCCCCGAGTTATCAATGGCTCTGCAGAGGCATGAAGCAGAGATCCTGACATACCCATCAGCCTTCACGGTAGCAACAGGAACCGCTCACTGGGAG GTGTTACTCCGTGCACGAGCTATCGAGACCCAGTCCTTCATCCTGGCTGCGGCGCAGGTCGGACGACACCACGAGAAGCGTTCGTCGTACGGTCACGCCCTGGCGGTGGACCCCTGGGGCGAGGTGCTgggcgactgtggaggagagaaCCCGGGCATGGTGCTGGTGGAGATAAACCTGGAGAAAGTGAGCAGCACCAGGAGGAACATGCCGGTACAGCAGCATCGCAGAGACTCGAGTTTCTATCACAGTCTGGAGAAGACTTAA
- the si:ch211-163c2.2 gene encoding titin, with protein sequence MWLPPLLWGLSWFRSPPRLAPECSVTRNLGGFARRFQWNRSSGDTGIYSQSGHVRVTAYKPKAKLRADNRDIPVRGSVRLTCSVDGSADWKYDWFRQTSESSGAQLIRNVNPKRVISVYQGGIYYCRGGRGDSVFYTEDSNKVTIQETVPNKAVVTQQPNWPEIYRGETVTIRCEIQGGGDTKWTYQWRPDNLNTSPTLSEHKISRATVAHSGGYSCRGLKDLYSFTEWSNVFRLTVSYPPAAVLTVSPLWLSPGDSVTLSCEVEHPSAGWRFYWYKTVPKLSDNSYIYELLPGSIKGTEQDSYIIHGPTHTAGHMCRAGRGDPVYYIQDSKPGFVWSGDVHSAVTLKVSPDRVQHFISDSVSLSCEGNFTKCRVRRFPEDYSDCYDWRSMTGSTCNIYSYQQSDAVYWCESGSGEFSNAVNITIQNIILVSPVHPVTEGQSVTLGCKLRTGELLSNVFFYQNDKLIQSDTRRELKISAVSKSDEGFYKCKYSGEESAQIWMSVQDDPKVMFVSMNQSEALKTLKTRQFTAL encoded by the exons ATGTGGCTGCCCCCTCTCCTCTGGGGGCTGTCCTGGTTCCGGAGTCCTCCACGCCTGGCTCCTGAG TGTTCAGTCACTCGGAATCTTGGTGGGTTCGCGAGAAGATTCCAGTGGAACAGATCTTCAGGTGACACCGGAATTTATTCCCAGTCGGGTCACGTGAGGGTCACAG CATATAAACCAAAGGCCAAACTGAGAGCTGACAACAGAGATATTCCAGTACGAGGCAGTGTGAGACTGACCTGCTCTGTGGACGGTTCTGCTGACTGGAAATACGACTGGTTCAGACAAACCTCTGAGTCTTCTGGAGCTCAACTCATAAGAAATGTTAACCCAAAGAGAGTCATAAGTGTTTATCAAGGAGGCATCTACtactgcagaggaggaagaggagactcAGTCTTCTACACAGAGGACAGCAACAAAGTTACTATTCAGGAAACTG TTCCCAATAAGGCTGTTGTGACTCAGCAACCCAACTGGCCTGAGATATACAGAGGTGAGACAGTCACCATCAGATGTGAGATCCAGGGAGGTGGAGACACTAAGTGGACGTATCAATGGAGACCAGACAACTTAAACACATCTCCAACACTCAGTGAACACAAGATTAGCAGAGCTACTGTTGCCCACAGTGGAGGATACAGTTGTAGAGGACTGAAGGACTTATATTCCTTTACAGAGTGGAGTAATGTCTTCAGACTGACAGTATCAT ATCCACCAGCAGCTGTCCTCACTGTGTCTCCATTATGGCTGAGTCCTGGAGACTCAGTAACTCTGAGCTGTGAGGTTGAACATCCATCTGCAGGATGGAGGTTTTACTGGTATAAGACTGTTCCCAAACTATCAGACAACTCCTACATCTATGAGCTGCTACCTGGTAGCATCAAAGGGACTGAACAGGATTCCTACATCATTCATGGGccgacacacacagcaggacatATGTGTAGAGCTGGAAGAGGAGACCCAGTGTATTACATTCAAGACAGCAAACCTGGGTTTGTTTGGTCTGGag ATGTTCATTCAGCAGTGACTCTCAAAGTGAGTCCTGACAGAGTGCAGCACTTCATCTCTGACTCTGTCTCACTGAGCTGTGAAGGAAACTTTACTAAGTGCAGAGTGAGGAGGTTTCCTGAGGACTACTCAGACTGTTATGACTGGAGGTCCATGACTGGATCCACATGCAACATCTACAGTTATCAGCAGAGTGATGCGGTGTACTGGTGTGAGTCTGGATCAGGAGAGTTCAGCAATGCAGTCAACATCACTATACaga ATATTATCCTGGTGAGCCCTGTGCATCCTGTGACTGAGGGACAGTCTGTTACTCTTGGCTGCAAACTGAGGACAGGAGAATTACTTTCCAACGTGTTTTTCTATCAAAATGACAAACTTATCCAAAGTGATACCAGAAGAGAGCTGAAGATCTCTGCAGTGTCAAAGTCAGACGAAGGTTTCTACAAGTGTAAATACTCAGGAGAAGAATCAGCACAGATTTGGATGTCTGTTCAAG ACGATCCAAAG GTGATGTTTGTGTCTATGAATCAATCAGAGGCTCTGAAGACCCTGAAAACG AGACAATTCACAGCCTTGTGA